Proteins encoded in a region of the Rhodanobacteraceae bacterium genome:
- a CDS encoding amino acid permease codes for MTAALDQPRRLGLWSACAIVVANMVGTGVFSTLSYQVHALPDERAILLLWVLGGISALAGALCCAELGAARPRSGGEYALLTQLFHPAAGFIAGWISVVAGFAGPIAAAALAFAAYFGKLWPAAAAVPMWIAIGLVTLISALHLLRVEIGARFQVITTLLKIVVMLAIVAAALLFAPAREPATADLGSVIANPAFAVSLVYVTYAYLGWNAALYVAGEVRDPQRSLPLALIASTALVTLLYVAVNWAFLRLVPFDELVRVNPGAMTVDNELAVGFLAGRALFGEQGGMIVGGAIAFTLISTVSAMVLAGPRVLAAMAEDWRPFALFGRRHSGGSPRAAIAFQWLLIVLLLATASFEFVINFIGVSLTLFNMAVIVGFLRDRVRRPDLPRPFRAPFGWTSGLLFLAINGWMIVFLCFNEPKAVLLSLASIAVAFAAYWPLRRHAPTQAAKVPA; via the coding sequence GTGACCGCAGCCCTCGACCAACCTCGCCGCCTTGGCCTGTGGAGCGCCTGTGCCATCGTCGTGGCGAACATGGTGGGTACGGGGGTGTTCTCGACCCTGAGCTACCAGGTGCATGCGCTGCCGGATGAGCGCGCGATCCTGCTGTTGTGGGTGCTCGGCGGGATTTCGGCGCTGGCAGGCGCCTTGTGCTGTGCGGAGCTGGGTGCGGCGCGACCACGCTCTGGAGGCGAGTACGCGCTGCTGACGCAGCTGTTCCATCCGGCGGCGGGCTTCATCGCCGGCTGGATCTCGGTGGTCGCCGGATTTGCCGGGCCAATCGCCGCCGCCGCGCTCGCCTTTGCGGCCTATTTCGGCAAGTTATGGCCGGCTGCGGCGGCGGTGCCGATGTGGATCGCGATTGGCCTGGTGACCTTGATCAGCGCGCTGCACTTGCTGCGGGTGGAGATTGGCGCGCGCTTCCAGGTGATCACCACGCTGCTCAAGATCGTGGTGATGCTGGCGATCGTCGCCGCCGCGCTGCTGTTCGCGCCAGCACGCGAGCCGGCCACCGCCGATCTCGGTTCGGTGATCGCCAACCCGGCGTTTGCGGTCTCGCTGGTCTATGTGACCTACGCCTACCTCGGCTGGAACGCTGCGCTGTACGTGGCCGGCGAGGTGCGCGATCCGCAGCGCAGCCTGCCGCTGGCGCTGATCGCCAGCACCGCGCTGGTGACGCTGCTGTATGTCGCGGTCAACTGGGCCTTCCTCCGCCTGGTGCCTTTCGACGAGCTGGTGCGGGTCAATCCGGGTGCGATGACCGTGGACAACGAACTGGCGGTGGGTTTCCTCGCCGGGCGCGCACTGTTCGGCGAGCAGGGCGGGATGATCGTCGGCGGCGCGATTGCGTTCACCCTGATCTCCACGGTCAGCGCGATGGTGCTGGCCGGCCCGCGCGTGCTCGCGGCGATGGCCGAGGACTGGCGCCCATTCGCGCTGTTCGGCCGGCGCCACTCTGGCGGCTCGCCGCGCGCGGCGATCGCTTTCCAGTGGCTGCTGATCGTGCTCCTGCTGGCCACCGCGAGCTTCGAATTCGTGATCAACTTCATCGGCGTGTCGCTGACCCTGTTCAACATGGCAGTGATCGTCGGCTTCCTGCGCGACCGCGTGCGCCGACCGGACCTGCCGCGCCCCTTTCGCGCGCCCTTCGGCTGGACCTCAGGCCTGCTTTTCCTTGCCATCAACGGGTGGATGATCGTGTTCCTGTGCTTCAACGAACCCAAGGCTGTGCTGCTTTCCCTGGCATCCATCGCGGTCGCATTCGCGGCCTATTGGCCGTTGCGCCGGCATGCGCCAACGCAAGCGGCCAAGGTGCCCGCATGA
- a CDS encoding tetratricopeptide repeat protein, with protein MADDIIDAHEQSERARQWLQKNGSSIVIGILLGLAVLLGWQRWQQSGVNHRAEALVKFDDLQAAVDKDDKELASKLVEDLRKNYADTTHAALGALELAEMQLKGGQVPEAESSLRFVVDNAQTDSLRAIASLRLARVLLARGEAQSALDALKPIAVEHYVAERNEVRGDALLALGKNNDALKAYNDALAAMDVAAQARRTLEAKRDDLAAGGAPATAAAPAAAVAPAAPAAIEPAAAPAAAAEAPEQG; from the coding sequence ATGGCTGACGACATCATCGATGCGCATGAGCAAAGCGAACGTGCGCGCCAGTGGCTGCAAAAGAACGGCAGCTCCATCGTCATCGGCATTCTGCTGGGTCTTGCGGTACTGCTCGGTTGGCAGCGCTGGCAGCAGTCCGGCGTGAACCACCGCGCCGAGGCGCTGGTGAAGTTCGACGACCTGCAGGCCGCGGTGGACAAGGACGACAAGGAGCTCGCCAGCAAGCTGGTAGAGGACCTGCGCAAGAACTACGCGGATACCACTCACGCCGCGCTCGGCGCGCTCGAACTGGCGGAGATGCAGCTCAAGGGCGGACAGGTGCCCGAGGCCGAGTCCTCGCTGCGTTTCGTCGTCGACAATGCGCAGACCGACTCGCTGCGTGCGATCGCCTCCCTGCGCCTGGCGCGCGTGCTTCTGGCGCGCGGTGAAGCCCAGTCGGCACTGGATGCGCTCAAGCCGATCGCGGTGGAACATTATGTTGCTGAGCGCAATGAGGTCCGCGGCGACGCATTGCTGGCATTGGGAAAGAACAATGACGCGCTGAAGGCTTACAACGACGCGCTCGCGGCGATGGACGTGGCGGCCCAGGCGCGCCGCACGCTGGAAGCCAAGCGCGACGACCTGGCCGCAGGTGGTGCGCCGGCGACCGCCGCAGCCCCCGCGGCAGCTGTCGCCCCCGCAGCCCCGGCTGCGATCGAACCTGCCGCCGCGCCTGCAGCTGCGGCCGAAGCGCCGGAGCAAGGCTGA
- the pilW gene encoding type IV pilus biogenesis/stability protein PilW, whose amino-acid sequence MRNFRFGLASAAIAIALLAGCATGGGGPFIGGASSEKARQSAELQVQLAQEYLKRGKLEVARDKLKRALELDPYSAQAHTVSGYLNETIGERVQAELHYKRAVEIKPKDGDMANNYAGFLCRQGRYDESDAMFLRAIADPFYKTPEVALSNAGICAKDGGRLEQAEAYLRDALARKPDYAGALLPMASVLYARQDFLKARAFIQRYEAGHQTSPEVLFLGWQIEQALGDKRSADDYRRRLIEGYPRSREALSLEQQP is encoded by the coding sequence ATGAGGAACTTCCGCTTCGGACTGGCTTCCGCCGCAATTGCAATCGCCTTGCTTGCTGGCTGCGCCACTGGTGGGGGTGGGCCGTTCATCGGGGGCGCCAGCTCGGAGAAGGCGCGCCAGAGCGCAGAGCTGCAGGTTCAGTTGGCGCAGGAGTACCTCAAGCGCGGCAAGCTGGAAGTGGCGCGCGACAAACTCAAGCGGGCGCTGGAACTGGACCCTTATTCAGCGCAGGCGCACACCGTCTCGGGCTATCTCAACGAGACCATTGGTGAGCGAGTGCAGGCCGAACTGCATTACAAGCGTGCCGTCGAAATCAAACCCAAGGACGGCGACATGGCGAACAACTACGCCGGTTTCCTCTGCCGCCAGGGGCGCTACGATGAGTCCGACGCGATGTTCCTGCGTGCCATTGCCGACCCGTTCTACAAGACACCCGAGGTGGCGCTGTCCAATGCCGGCATCTGCGCCAAAGACGGAGGGCGCCTGGAACAGGCTGAGGCGTACCTGCGCGATGCGCTGGCGCGCAAGCCGGACTATGCCGGAGCACTGCTGCCGATGGCATCGGTGCTGTACGCGCGCCAGGATTTCCTGAAGGCGCGTGCCTTCATCCAACGCTATGAAGCAGGCCATCAGACCAGTCCAGAGGTGCTCTTCCTCGGCTGGCAGATCGAACAGGCGCTGGGCGACAAGCGCAGCGCCGATGACTATCGACGACGACTGATCGAAGGGTATCCGCGTTCACGCGAGGCCCTTTCGCTGGAGCAGCAGCCGTGA
- a CDS encoding DUF4115 domain-containing protein translates to MNAPTAHSETALDLAELGQRLQQGRIAAGWSLDDVAMKLHLPLATVSDLEAGRSERIGTPVYLKGFLRSYLKLLALPDEWADLALRAARAEHAPPIMPAAGAVARRVPWIERYKWAASYVVGTALALTAVHWLVSNTPQLGFPDSPRPASVAVQVPPPASELTVAEPLPPPSAALTEPVAAPPADEVPVMASLNPFRVPGADAPAAEPHSLLTLSFEQKSWVDVRDQNGEKLAFQTVAAGEKRTFSVGAPFSVLIGNARGVRAEVQGSALDLEPYVRGNVAKFAVGADGRLSAPVGAERASAGRDDG, encoded by the coding sequence ATGAATGCACCGACGGCGCATTCCGAGACCGCGCTGGATCTGGCGGAACTGGGGCAACGCCTGCAGCAGGGGCGGATTGCCGCCGGCTGGTCGCTGGACGATGTTGCGATGAAGCTGCATCTGCCGCTCGCCACGGTGAGTGACCTGGAGGCCGGTCGCAGTGAGCGTATCGGCACGCCGGTGTACCTGAAGGGTTTTCTGCGCAGCTACCTGAAGTTGCTTGCGCTCCCCGACGAGTGGGCCGACCTTGCATTGCGGGCGGCGCGCGCGGAGCACGCGCCACCGATCATGCCGGCCGCCGGAGCGGTCGCGCGCCGGGTGCCCTGGATCGAGCGCTACAAGTGGGCAGCCAGTTATGTGGTCGGGACTGCGCTGGCGCTGACCGCGGTGCACTGGCTGGTCAGCAACACACCACAACTCGGATTCCCGGATTCGCCGCGCCCGGCCAGCGTGGCGGTGCAGGTGCCCCCGCCGGCGTCCGAACTGACGGTCGCCGAGCCGCTGCCGCCGCCCTCGGCGGCCCTCACGGAGCCGGTTGCCGCGCCGCCGGCCGATGAGGTGCCGGTGATGGCCTCGCTGAATCCCTTTCGCGTGCCGGGCGCCGATGCGCCAGCAGCCGAGCCCCACTCACTGCTGACGCTGAGCTTCGAGCAAAAGAGCTGGGTGGACGTGCGCGACCAGAATGGCGAGAAGCTGGCCTTCCAGACCGTCGCCGCGGGCGAGAAGCGTACATTCAGCGTCGGCGCGCCATTCTCGGTGCTGATCGGCAACGCGCGTGGCGTGCGCGCTGAAGTGCAGGGCAGCGCGTTGGACCTGGAACCCTATGTCCGTGGCAATGTCGCCAAGTTTGCGGTGGGCGCGGATGGCAGGCTCTCGGCACCGGTCGGGGCAGAACGGGCCAGCGCTGGCCGCGACGACGGCTGA
- a CDS encoding serine hydrolase, with protein sequence MRRRECLAALLAGAGWPFGLRATESLGALIGAAGPVARRVLAARAAYQPQVLLTHCVRDGSAWRAQESEAFGLRSRQWFAAASWVKLPLAGVLLEELDRRGLDIAAGALRLEVDGATACAPLPAAQAGGWRLDALMQSMLVVSDNLAYNALYELLGSDAIHARLRELGFPGIRMATRLGCPQPRSPGKLAARLRDARGAVVWESPAQLQETFQRFPHGKARAGRAWAEGGRVIPGAHDFSDSNFIPLADVHHMTLEFGGQVGLLFELTAPTRRWLADTLSLVPRQAGGLGVEQRALPDDHSKWLLPLDAAGHFPAHLRIHSKNAQSYGWIGDSAFIVDEQAGRACALTALVFVDRDGVLNDGAYDYAGTGRPFLREVGSALWKDVRVTLNAPTGAG encoded by the coding sequence ATGCGTCGCCGTGAGTGCCTTGCGGCGCTGCTCGCCGGCGCCGGATGGCCCTTCGGCCTGCGCGCCACGGAGTCGCTGGGCGCGTTGATCGGCGCCGCCGGCCCGGTTGCGCGACGGGTGCTAGCGGCGCGCGCGGCATACCAGCCACAAGTGCTGCTGACGCACTGCGTGCGCGACGGAAGCGCTTGGCGCGCGCAGGAGAGCGAGGCCTTCGGACTGCGGTCGCGGCAATGGTTCGCGGCCGCCAGTTGGGTCAAGCTGCCGCTGGCCGGAGTGCTGCTGGAGGAACTGGATCGCCGCGGACTGGACATTGCGGCCGGCGCGCTGCGCCTGGAGGTCGATGGTGCGACTGCCTGCGCGCCGCTGCCCGCAGCGCAGGCAGGCGGATGGCGCCTCGATGCGCTGATGCAATCCATGCTGGTGGTCAGCGACAACCTCGCCTACAACGCGCTGTACGAGCTGCTCGGCAGCGACGCGATCCACGCGCGACTGCGCGAACTTGGTTTTCCCGGGATCCGGATGGCGACGCGCCTGGGCTGCCCGCAGCCGCGCAGTCCGGGCAAGCTCGCCGCGCGCCTGCGTGACGCACGGGGCGCCGTGGTGTGGGAATCGCCGGCGCAGCTGCAGGAAACCTTCCAGCGCTTTCCGCATGGCAAGGCCCGCGCGGGGCGCGCCTGGGCTGAGGGCGGCCGCGTGATTCCTGGCGCGCACGATTTCAGCGACTCGAACTTCATCCCGCTGGCCGATGTGCACCACATGACGCTGGAGTTCGGCGGTCAGGTCGGCCTGTTGTTCGAACTCACCGCACCCACGCGTCGCTGGCTGGCCGACACACTTTCGCTGGTGCCGCGGCAAGCGGGCGGTCTGGGCGTGGAGCAGCGTGCGCTGCCCGACGATCATTCGAAGTGGCTGCTGCCGCTGGATGCCGCCGGCCATTTTCCAGCGCATCTGCGCATCCACAGCAAGAACGCGCAGTCCTACGGCTGGATTGGCGACAGCGCCTTCATCGTCGACGAACAGGCTGGGCGCGCCTGTGCCCTCACGGCGCTGGTGTTCGTCGACCGCGATGGCGTGCTCAACGACGGCGCTTATGACTACGCTGGGACCGGCCGCCCGTTCCTGCGCGAAGTCGGCAGCGCGCTGTGGAAGGACGTCCGGGTGACGTTGAACGCTCCGACCGGGGCCGGTTAA
- the rlmN gene encoding 23S rRNA (adenine(2503)-C(2))-methyltransferase RlmN: MNLDREGLEHFFESIGEKRYRAHQLLKWIYHHGVTAFADMTDVGKKLRDKLEAAAEIRPPKVLFQKVSSDGTTKWLIELDGGNAVETVYIPEPTRGTLCVSSQVGCSLNCTFCSTATQGFNRNLSTAEIIGQVWIAARALGHDAKDNRRLTNVVMMGMGEPLLNFDNVVPAMNLMRDDLGFGLANKRVTLSTAGLVPGIDKLSEVCDVSLAVSLHAPTDALREQLVPLNKKYPIAELMAACQRYLKTRPRASVTFEYTLMKGINDAPEHARALVKLLRRMPSKLNLIPFNPFPGTRYERSDDDAIRRFQTIVMDAGLIATVRRTRGDDIDAACGQLVGNVLDRTRRSSLHKTAVAAEVRA, translated from the coding sequence ATGAACCTCGATCGCGAGGGGCTCGAGCATTTCTTCGAGTCCATCGGCGAGAAGCGCTACCGCGCGCATCAGTTGCTGAAGTGGATCTATCACCACGGGGTGACTGCGTTCGCCGACATGACCGATGTCGGCAAGAAGCTGCGCGACAAGCTGGAGGCGGCCGCCGAGATCCGGCCGCCGAAGGTGCTGTTCCAGAAGGTCAGCAGCGACGGCACCACCAAGTGGCTGATCGAACTCGACGGCGGCAACGCGGTCGAGACGGTCTACATCCCGGAGCCCACCCGCGGCACCCTGTGCGTGTCCTCGCAGGTGGGCTGCTCGCTGAACTGCACCTTCTGCAGCACCGCCACCCAGGGCTTCAACCGCAACCTCTCCACCGCCGAGATCATCGGCCAGGTGTGGATCGCGGCGCGTGCGCTGGGTCACGACGCCAAGGACAACCGGCGCCTGACCAATGTCGTGATGATGGGCATGGGCGAGCCGCTGCTGAATTTCGACAACGTCGTGCCGGCGATGAACCTGATGCGCGACGACCTCGGCTTCGGCCTCGCCAACAAGCGGGTCACGCTGAGCACCGCCGGCCTGGTGCCGGGAATCGACAAGCTCTCCGAGGTCTGCGACGTCAGCCTCGCGGTCAGCCTGCACGCGCCCACCGATGCCCTGCGCGAGCAACTCGTGCCGCTCAACAAGAAGTACCCGATCGCCGAGCTGATGGCCGCCTGCCAGCGCTACCTCAAGACCCGCCCGCGCGCCTCGGTGACCTTCGAATACACCCTGATGAAGGGCATCAACGACGCCCCCGAGCATGCGCGCGCGCTGGTCAAGCTGCTGCGCCGGATGCCGAGCAAGCTCAACCTGATTCCCTTCAACCCCTTCCCGGGCACGCGCTACGAGCGCTCGGACGACGACGCGATCCGCCGCTTCCAGACCATCGTCATGGACGCCGGCCTGATCGCCACCGTGCGCCGCACCCGCGGCGACGACATCGATGCAGCCTGCGGGCAGCTGGTCGGCAATGTGCTTGACCGCACGCGCCGAAGCAGCCTGCACAAGACCGCGGTGGCCGCCGAGGTGCGCGCATGA
- a CDS encoding endonuclease domain-containing protein — protein MTQPRPTATTFRLTDCRYADGEVLLGYAFDDGATMFERIRFPGAPAAVPAGREAAFARALALLHGIAGVSYYKALVPERIEVAGEAFDPALATLLDEVWLHGLGEFAHHNGLDLRGRIRFPHGAEPAPAAAALGLPRRALVPIGGGKDSLVSIETLKRAGDPVAVVWIGRSELIRACAQATGQPLLNIEREIAPELFELNRRGAWNGHIPVTAINSAILTLAALLYGYDEIVFSNEASASVGNLVSNELDINHQWSKGLRFETLFAGYLRDAVAADLRYYSLLRPFSELAVTERFARLTRYHGLFSSCNRNFRILGDKPSSRWCGECPKCRFVFLALAPFMSKPALLTIFGRNLLDEPEQVAGFDALLEFGAVKPFECVGEGRESRAALLALSQRADWREDALVRRFVDEVLPAIDPSGLELPPLLRPSGEHHVPARLWAALGLES, from the coding sequence ATGACCCAACCCCGCCCCACCGCCACGACCTTCCGCCTGACCGACTGCCGTTACGCCGACGGAGAGGTGTTGCTCGGCTATGCCTTCGACGATGGCGCCACGATGTTCGAGCGCATCCGCTTCCCTGGCGCGCCGGCGGCGGTGCCGGCGGGGCGCGAGGCGGCGTTCGCCCGGGCGCTGGCACTGCTGCACGGGATCGCGGGCGTCAGCTACTACAAGGCACTGGTCCCGGAGCGTATCGAAGTGGCCGGTGAGGCTTTCGATCCGGCGCTGGCGACGCTGCTGGACGAGGTCTGGCTGCATGGCCTTGGCGAGTTCGCGCATCACAACGGCCTGGACTTGCGCGGGCGGATCCGCTTCCCGCATGGCGCGGAACCAGCACCCGCGGCAGCTGCGCTTGGCCTGCCGCGGCGCGCGCTGGTGCCGATCGGTGGCGGCAAGGATTCGCTGGTCAGCATCGAGACGCTCAAGCGCGCGGGCGATCCGGTCGCGGTGGTGTGGATCGGCCGCAGCGAACTGATCCGCGCCTGCGCCCAGGCCACCGGGCAGCCGCTGCTGAACATCGAGCGCGAGATCGCGCCGGAACTGTTCGAACTCAATCGCCGTGGCGCCTGGAACGGCCACATCCCGGTCACCGCGATCAACTCGGCGATCCTGACCCTGGCGGCGCTGCTCTACGGCTACGACGAGATCGTGTTTTCCAACGAGGCTTCGGCGAGCGTCGGCAACCTCGTCAGCAACGAACTCGACATCAACCACCAGTGGAGCAAGGGCCTGCGCTTCGAGACCCTGTTCGCCGGCTACCTGCGCGACGCGGTAGCTGCCGACCTGCGCTACTACTCGCTGCTGCGGCCGTTCTCCGAACTGGCGGTGACCGAGCGTTTCGCCCGGTTGACCCGCTATCACGGGCTGTTTTCCAGCTGCAACCGCAATTTCCGCATCCTCGGCGACAAGCCCTCCTCGCGCTGGTGCGGCGAGTGTCCGAAATGCCGTTTCGTGTTCCTCGCGCTGGCGCCGTTCATGAGCAAGCCCGCGCTGCTGACGATCTTCGGCCGCAACCTGCTGGACGAGCCGGAGCAAGTGGCGGGTTTCGATGCGCTGCTCGAATTCGGCGCGGTCAAACCCTTCGAATGCGTGGGCGAGGGCCGCGAATCCCGCGCCGCGCTGCTCGCGCTGAGCCAGCGCGCCGACTGGCGCGAGGACGCTCTGGTGCGGCGCTTCGTCGACGAGGTGCTGCCGGCGATCGATCCCTCCGGGCTCGAGCTGCCGCCACTGCTGCGGCCTTCCGGAGAGCACCACGTTCCGGCGAGGCTGTGGGCGGCGCTGGGCCTGGAATCCTGA
- a CDS encoding acetyl-CoA C-acyltransferase yields the protein MPRQIQDAYIVSAVRSPVGKAPKGMFRNTRPDDLLAHVLRGAVAAAPGVDPKRIDDAIIGCAMPEGEQGMNVARIGVLMAGLPNSVSAMTINRFCSSGSQAVALAADRIRLGESDLMLAGGTESMSMVPMMGVRPAFNPAFFKDENIAIAYGMGITAENVADEWKVSREDQDQFAYASHQKAIAAIEAGHFKAEILPFQLDDHYPDLATRGRKDDTRLVSNDEGPRKDTTAEALGKLRAVFKQGGSVTAGNSSQMSDGAGAVLLASERAIKEFGLTPLARWVGYSVAGVRPEVMGIGPKEAIPKVCRQTGIAIGDIDWIELNEAFAAQALAVMRDSGLDPSKVNPLGGAIALGHPLGATGAIRTATVVHGLRRTGQKYGMVTMCIGTGMGFAGIIERV from the coding sequence ATGCCCCGCCAGATCCAAGACGCCTACATCGTGTCCGCCGTGCGTTCGCCGGTGGGCAAGGCACCGAAGGGAATGTTCCGCAACACCCGCCCCGATGACCTGCTCGCGCACGTGCTGCGCGGCGCGGTCGCGGCGGCGCCCGGGGTGGACCCCAAGCGCATCGACGACGCCATCATCGGCTGCGCGATGCCGGAGGGCGAACAGGGCATGAACGTGGCGCGTATCGGCGTGCTGATGGCCGGATTGCCGAACAGCGTGTCGGCGATGACCATCAACCGCTTCTGCTCGTCCGGCTCGCAGGCGGTCGCGCTCGCGGCCGATCGCATCCGCCTCGGCGAGTCCGACCTGATGCTCGCCGGCGGCACCGAGAGCATGTCGATGGTGCCGATGATGGGCGTGCGCCCGGCCTTCAACCCGGCCTTCTTCAAGGACGAGAACATCGCCATCGCCTACGGCATGGGCATCACCGCCGAGAACGTCGCCGATGAGTGGAAGGTCTCGCGCGAGGACCAGGACCAGTTCGCCTACGCCTCGCACCAGAAGGCGATCGCGGCGATCGAGGCCGGCCACTTCAAGGCCGAGATCCTGCCCTTTCAGTTGGACGACCACTACCCGGACCTGGCCACACGCGGCCGCAAGGACGACACCCGCCTGGTCAGCAATGACGAAGGCCCGCGCAAGGACACCACCGCCGAAGCGCTCGGCAAGCTGCGCGCGGTGTTCAAGCAAGGCGGCAGCGTTACCGCCGGCAACTCCTCGCAGATGAGCGACGGCGCCGGCGCGGTGCTGCTCGCGAGCGAGCGCGCGATTAAGGAATTCGGCCTGACCCCGCTGGCCCGCTGGGTCGGCTACTCGGTCGCCGGCGTGCGCCCGGAAGTCATGGGCATCGGTCCCAAGGAAGCGATTCCGAAGGTCTGCCGCCAGACCGGAATTGCCATCGGCGACATCGACTGGATCGAGCTGAACGAGGCCTTCGCCGCGCAGGCGCTGGCGGTGATGCGCGACTCGGGCCTGGATCCGTCGAAGGTCAACCCGCTCGGCGGCGCCATCGCCCTCGGCCACCCGCTGGGCGCCACCGGCGCGATCCGCACCGCAACAGTCGTGCACGGCCTGCGCCGCACCGGGCAGAAGTACGGCATGGTGACCATGTGCATCGGCACCGGCATGGGCTTCGCCGGGATCATCGAGCGCGTCTGA
- the bamB gene encoding outer membrane protein assembly factor BamB gives MRMRTGFWAALLAAGLLAGCAGDSAKKENIEPPTELVDFAPTVSVQRLWSTSVDGGAGVSGASLAPAVAGGRVYVAGIEGELAALDAGSGKRLWGIDGAPFSGGPGASDRLVVVGTIDGEVIALDAEAGSEVWRQRVSSEVITPPVVDGDMVVVTTNDGRTRAMKASDGSQMWAVDRGVPMLSLRGNAAPIVAGGFVVVGGANGTVSAVSASEGRPLWEQRIGVGEGRTDLERMIDVDGRMAVLNGDLFVAGYESGAQALTLDGGRTLWQREMSSVAGLAVGNDAVFVAATDGAVWSLDRRSGGALWKTEKLLHRMLSAPVLMGDYVVIGDLEGYLHWLNRSDGEFAARTQLGDSGFGDGLVVVDGVLYAQNRDGSVGAFRLGQ, from the coding sequence ATGCGGATGCGCACCGGATTCTGGGCGGCCTTGCTGGCCGCGGGACTGCTCGCTGGCTGCGCCGGCGACAGCGCGAAAAAGGAAAACATCGAGCCGCCGACCGAACTGGTCGATTTCGCTCCCACGGTGTCGGTCCAGCGGTTGTGGTCGACCTCCGTCGACGGCGGCGCAGGCGTCAGCGGCGCCAGCCTGGCCCCTGCAGTGGCAGGCGGCCGCGTCTACGTCGCCGGGATCGAGGGCGAACTGGCAGCACTGGATGCAGGCAGTGGCAAGCGCTTGTGGGGCATCGACGGCGCGCCGTTCAGCGGCGGCCCCGGCGCCAGCGACCGGCTGGTCGTGGTCGGCACCATCGATGGCGAAGTCATTGCGCTCGATGCGGAAGCCGGTTCCGAGGTTTGGCGCCAGCGCGTGTCGTCCGAAGTGATCACGCCGCCGGTGGTGGATGGCGACATGGTCGTGGTGACCACCAACGACGGCCGCACACGTGCCATGAAGGCCAGCGACGGCAGCCAGATGTGGGCGGTGGACCGCGGTGTGCCGATGCTCAGCCTGCGCGGCAACGCGGCGCCGATCGTGGCCGGCGGTTTCGTGGTCGTCGGCGGCGCCAACGGCACGGTCAGCGCGGTGTCGGCCAGCGAAGGTCGCCCGCTGTGGGAGCAGCGCATCGGCGTCGGCGAGGGCCGCACCGACCTGGAACGCATGATCGACGTCGATGGCCGGATGGCGGTGCTCAACGGCGATCTGTTCGTCGCCGGTTACGAGTCTGGCGCGCAGGCGCTGACCCTCGATGGCGGCCGCACACTGTGGCAGCGCGAGATGTCCTCGGTGGCCGGCCTTGCCGTCGGCAACGATGCCGTTTTCGTCGCCGCGACCGATGGCGCGGTGTGGTCGCTCGACCGCCGCAGCGGCGGCGCACTGTGGAAGACCGAGAAGCTGCTGCACCGCATGCTCTCGGCGCCGGTTCTGATGGGCGACTATGTCGTCATCGGCGATCTCGAAGGCTATCTGCACTGGCTGAACCGCAGCGACGGCGAGTTCGCCGCGCGCACCCAGTTGGGCGACTCCGGCTTTGGTGATGGCCTGGTGGTGGTCGACGGCGTGCTCTACGCGCAGAACCGCGATGGGTCGGTGGGCGCGTTCCGGCTGGGCCAATAA
- the ndk gene encoding nucleoside-diphosphate kinase — MALERTLSIIKPDAVAKNVIGEIYSRFEKAGLKIVAARMQQLSQRDAEGFYAVHRERGFFNDLVKFMVSGPVMISVLEGEGAILKHRELMGATDPKKAAPGTIRADFAESIDANAVHGSDAPETAAVEIAYFFRSSELCPR, encoded by the coding sequence ATGGCGCTCGAGCGCACTCTTTCCATCATCAAGCCCGATGCGGTCGCCAAGAACGTGATCGGCGAGATCTATTCCCGCTTCGAAAAGGCCGGTCTCAAGATCGTCGCCGCGCGCATGCAGCAGCTGTCGCAGCGCGATGCCGAAGGTTTCTACGCGGTGCACCGCGAGCGCGGCTTCTTCAATGACCTGGTCAAGTTCATGGTCTCCGGTCCGGTGATGATCAGCGTGCTCGAAGGCGAGGGCGCGATCCTCAAGCACCGTGAGCTGATGGGCGCCACCGATCCGAAGAAGGCTGCGCCGGGCACCATCCGTGCCGACTTCGCCGAGTCGATCGACGCCAACGCCGTGCACGGTTCGGACGCGCCGGAAACCGCCGCGGTCGAGATCGCCTACTTCTTCCGCAGCAGCGAGCTCTGCCCGCGCTGA